The following proteins come from a genomic window of Synechococcus sp. UW69:
- a CDS encoding TIGR03943 family protein: MKSGSLMVLWGLTLLWSFHSGRLDLLLRGVFHSLVGVTGLLLLMVGVALLLEKGGRRERWRWPWLLSGLMGVLVLMVPPTPSFSDLASNRPQGLPDPPELAFVLPPEQRSLTEWVRYLRSQPDPDLVADNPVRISGFVWRQPEGPPLIARLTVRCCLADATPAGLAVEWPEWFTPKTNQWLAISGTMTVQSRKDRRIPVVVPSTITPIERPERPLEP, translated from the coding sequence TGCTCTGGGGCCTCACACTTCTGTGGAGTTTCCACAGTGGCCGCCTCGACCTGCTGCTGCGGGGGGTCTTTCACAGCCTGGTGGGGGTCACCGGCCTGTTGTTGCTGATGGTGGGAGTGGCCCTTTTGCTGGAAAAGGGTGGCCGCCGGGAACGGTGGCGATGGCCCTGGCTGCTCAGCGGCTTGATGGGCGTGCTGGTTTTGATGGTGCCGCCGACCCCCTCCTTTAGTGACCTGGCCAGCAACCGCCCCCAGGGCCTTCCAGATCCACCGGAATTGGCGTTTGTGCTGCCGCCGGAACAACGCAGCCTCACGGAATGGGTGCGTTACCTGCGCAGCCAGCCAGACCCCGATCTTGTCGCTGACAACCCTGTGCGAATCAGCGGATTTGTCTGGAGGCAGCCGGAGGGTCCACCGCTGATCGCGAGGCTCACCGTTCGCTGTTGCCTTGCCGACGCCACACCCGCTGGCCTGGCAGTGGAGTGGCCTGAGTGGTTCACACCAAAAACCAACCAGTGGTTAGCCATAAGCGGGACGATGACAGTGCAAAGCCGGAAGGATCGGCGCATCCCTGTCGTCGTTCCATCAACCATCACTCCGATTGAGAGGCCCGAGCGGCCCCTGGAGCCATGA